The window GAAAAAATCGATACTGGTGTACTAGGCGGTATCTTAAGTGGTGGTTTGGCTGCCTGGGCATTCAACCGTTTCTTCAAAATCCAGTTGCCTGAATACCTTGGTTTCTTTGCGGGTAAACGTGCTGTGCCAATCATCACTGGCTTCGGTGCGATCATTCTAGGTGTTATCCTTTCTTTCATCTGGCCACCAATTGGTAGTGGTATCAGTGCGTTCTCTCACTGGGCTGCGGATCAAAACCCACAATTGGCATTTGGTATCTACGGTATTGTGGAGCGTTCTCTAATTCCATTTGGCCTACACCACGTTTGGAACGTACCTTTCTTCTTCGAAGCAGGTAAATGTGTAAATGCTGCAGGCCAAGCACAGAACGGTGTGCTAACTTGTTACCTTGTTGCTGATGAGGCATCTCGTGCTGCGGGTAATGGCTTCGGTCAGCTAGCGGGTGGGTACATGTTCAAAATGTTTGGTCTACCAGCGGCAGCTATTGCTATTGCTCATTGTGCTAAGCCTGAAAACCGCGCGAAAGTCATGGGTATCATGGCGTCAGCTGCATTAACATCATTCCTGACTGGTATCACTGAGCCAATCGAGTTCTCGTTCCTATTTGTTGCTCCGTTATTATACGGAATCCACGCGCTACTAGCTGGTTCTGCATACGTGGTTTCGAACACTCTAGGTTTTGTGCACGGTACCTCTTTCTCTCACGGTCTTATCGACTTCTTAGTGTTGTCTGGTAATGCTCAAAAGATGGTTCTGATGATTGGTGTAGGTCTGGTTTACGCCGTTATCTACTACGTTGTGTTCCGCGCAGTTATTACTGCTCTTGACCTAAAAACACCGGGCCGTGAAGATGAAACTGAAAGTGCAGCGGCAACTTCAGGCTCAGACATGGGTGGTGAACTTGTAGCAGCATTCGGTGGTAAAGCGAACATCACTGGCTTAGATGCATGTATTACGCGTCTACGTGTTGCAGTGGCTGACACTGCAGCTGTCGACCAAGACAAACTAAAACAGCTAGGCGCTGCAGGTGTTGTTGTTGTAGCTGGTGGTGTTCAGGCTATCTTCGGTACTAAGTCTGATAACCTAAAAACAGAAATGGATGAGTGGATTCGTAACCACGGCTAATCTCAGTTGTTCATTACTTATGTGAAAGGGGGCTTCGGCCTCCTTTTTGATGTCTGTGTATTCTAATCTCAATACGTTAATCACGGCATAGTTATACAAACTTCCTATATCGACACTTCTTCCTATTAAAGCGCTTACCTGTATTCATGTGACGATAAACTCATCTTAACTTTCTTGCGTGTTTCCATACATCCTTCTTACCCTTCATTGACATTATAAAATCCAGTCGTGTTTGAATTATGCACGATGTTTTTTTAAGAATTGATAATGCTTATGAACAAGAAACTAATAATACTGGCAGCAGGACTGATGTCTGGCACTGCAATGGCTGCTAATGGCACCTCTGATTTAGCTGTTGGTATGGCTGTCGATCAGCAACTGAGCGTTGTTGTAGAGATTGATAAGACTTACCGCGGGATTATTGGTAACGACGGTATGGCTTTTGATTACATTGCCAAACGCGGTACGTTTGATCAAAACGTTCCGGTGACCTGGTATGTCGGTGTCGGTGGTTGGTATGAGTGGGATGATGAATTCGGTGTGCGTGTACCACTAGGTGTGAATTGGGCTCTCTCTCAGGGCTGGGATGTATACGCTCAGCTTCATCCTGAGCTCGACCTTTACAAAGGTGTAGATATACAGCTTGGCGGCGCCGTTGGTGTGAAGTACAGCTTTTAATACCAATCGTAGTAAACAAGTGACCAATGATTTATTACGCTTGGCCTGATTTATTACTAATGAAAAAATGCCGGCTCAGTAGCCGGCATTTTTATTGTTGATAACAAGGGTTATTGCTTATTCATTGCTCGTTTGATGCAAATGGCCGCACCACCCCAAGTAATGCCTAAGCCAAGAACCATCATGATGATTGCGCTGGTTGTCATTTTGTTGTCTCCTTGCGGTTTACAGCGTTAATTAATAGCCCGAAGATAAATAGCGCAGCAATCAATGCCCAACCCAACGTTAGGTCGTAACCGCCATAGCCGTCGGTAAATAGAGCATAAAGCTTGGTTGCTAAGATTACGGCTAGCATGATTGGTGTGACAAAGCGCAAGCATACTTCAAACCATTGGCCGATTGAGAAATCAGAACGCTCGTTAACGTAGTCACGAACTTCTGCAACGCGGTTTAATAGCCACGCCATCAATATGATTTCGATCAAGCCACCTACCATGATACCTACGTTGTTTGCAAAGTGATCAACCAGATCGAGCAGTAACAATCCACCGTTGGTTGCGAATGCCATGGATACAACGAAACCAGTACCAATCACAACGTTTGCCGCTTTCTTACGAGTCCAGTTTAATTTGTCGATAATTGCTGATGTTACGGCTTCCATGATAGAGATATGAGAGCTTAAACCAGCGACAACCAAAGCAAAGAAGAACAATGGACCAAGAATATAAGGTGCTGGCAATAGGTTAATTGCCGCAGGTAAAGTTACAAAAGCAAGACCAACACCAGCTGAAACCACTTCTGTTAACGGTTTACCTTGCTCTTGAGCCATGTAGCCCAATACCGAGAAGATCATGATGCCGGAAAGGATAGAGAAGCCACAGTTGATCAATACCGTCATAAACGCATTGTTTGTGATGTCTGATTTCTCTGGCAAGTAGCTAGAGTAGGCCAGCATAATGGCAAAACCAATACTTAGGGTAAAGAAGATCTGACCATAAGCGGCTGCCCATACTTTAACATCCCAAATTTTGCTGAAGTCAGGTTCGAACATGTAGTTCACGCCATCTAGTGCACCTGGTAGGAACACCATGCGGCCGATAAGGAACAGCACCATCAAGAACAAAACTGGCATCATGATCTTTGATGCACGCTCGATTCCTGATTTCACGCCACTTGCAATCGCAACATAAGTAATGGCCCAAGCAATCACCATAGACAGTGCAATTTTCCATTGGATGCTACCTAGGTTAGTTGGTGAATTATCACCTAACTTTAGGTATTCACTGAAGAAAAATGCATTGGTATCCGCTCCCCAGCCCTGGCTGAACGACAAACCAAAGTAAGAAATAGACCAACCGATCACGGCAACATAGTAAACGGCGATGACGGCAGCAACCCCTACCTGAAACCAGCCAAGCCACTCAAATTTTGAATGAATCTTTGCTAGCGTCTTTGGTGCCGAACCACGGTATTTTTGTCCCATACTGAACTCTAGGATCATGAATGGAATACCTGCAGTGATCATGGCAAAAAGGTAAGGAATAAAAAATGCGCCGCCACCGTTTTCGTAGGCCATGTATGGGAAACGCCAAATGTTACCCAGACCGATCGCTGATCCTACCGCTGCTAAGATGAATCCCGCGCGGGATCCCCATTGTTCTCGCTTCATATTTGACTCCTGTACAACTCCCTAAGGAATGAAGCTCTTTCTGTCAAGCAGGGCAATTTGTTAAAAGTTAGGGAAACTGCTATCCATCAGTTTTTATAGCCTAAATTCTAAGTTGTTATTAATTTGCCGTATTTTATTCTGCTTTACATGAAAGAATTCAGAGTTTAACTCTTAAATTGTTGATGTGTGTTTGATAAAACTGAAATATTTATCTGTTTTCACTATTCAGACTAACTTCTAATAATTACAAGCGCAACAGATTCTAATTGTTAATACTAGTATTTTGTCTGGTTATAATGTGGTTAATTTCGGTTTTTTTGGGGTTTATTTTAGTTTTTTAAGGATGATCTCAAAATAAATGACTGCTATATGACTGATAATTTGGTTATAAGGACTATTTTGATTATTTAGGGGGTATGTCTAGCTTTTGTACACCACCTAGAAGATGTTTCGTCAATGTGTTGCAGTTAAAAGAGAAAACTAAATCCGACATTGGATTGAAATTGCTTCCTCTTCTACCTTGCCGCCTGCTGTGTAGCTCATAAATGGTGTGACTATAATGTTCGCTTGGACGTTGAAAGCAACACTCATTAAAATACTCGCAATCAAATAGCTGACGCCCTATCTTCTTATTATGCCTAAGCTAATTGTGATGGCTTAGTCAAAACCGCGCGAACAAATTAAGCAAATCTTGAACATATTTCACACTGGTGTTATTAATTTGTTACAGTTCAAGGAGGTGTTTATGGAACACGATCTCAAATCCGCACTAATCATCGTTGCCGCTGTCTTCGCAGTTATTTTGTCATACGGAATTATTGCGATTACTTCGGCTTAATCTAAGTTTGCTTTGTTAGAAGGCATAAGCCGATGATACGTAACAGCGGTATAATTACCGATAGCCATACTGAGCTCGATATCAATGTTTACGAACATTTCAGGCATGGCAAAACTGCTCTTGTAACGCAAGGTGGAGGGCAGCGAGGAATTTTTACCGCTGGAGTGCTCGATGCATTCTTACTTTCCAATTTTGATCCCTTCGATGAATTCTATGGTACTTCCGCTGGCGCACTTAACTTGTGTCCCTATTTATGTCGTCAGCATGGTATGGGTAAGGCTTTTATTACTGAACTGACCACCTCTCCCAAGTTTTTTAATCTTTTCCGTTATATTCGTAAGCAGCAATATTTGGGGCTGGAGTGGGCGTTAGAAAGAATTCAGGATTTTCCTTACAAACTGGACCTCGACATGGGACGCAAGGCACTCGGCACGAGAGGGGCTTTTGCTGCTGTCACTAATGTCGAAACGCTTTCTGATCAGTACCTTCCCATGCTGGACGATTCTTGGTTTCAAACCATGTTGGCAACGTGTGCTATTCCCAAGTTATACCTTGGCCCTGTTGATGTTGGGGGGCATAAATTTGTCGATGGAGGTGTTTCCGCTTCGATCCCTGTTCAAGAAGCCTGGCGACAGAATGCGCGTAATATTATTGTCATCCGCACGGAGCCTTACTCTGAGACCGACGCAAGGGTACAAAGTGAAGTAGGGGATACGTCAGTTCAGTGGTATCGCGAGTCGATAAACTCCGTTCAGCAATCGTGGCAACAAAAAGTGAGTCAGTGGAAGTCGGACTGGGCGTCCTTTTTCCAGCAGAAAATTAATACTGCTCATCAATCTAAGCTGACTGGCGAAATGCTTTTAAATGGCGGACGATGGCTGTTTGGAGCAGATAACTTGTATCGATTGAGTCATCTTATCGGAGAGAATTTTGACTCTGGTTTAGCTGATATGCTGATGATCCATTACCAAACATTTGAGCTTACTCAGGCATTCCTCTCTACGCCACCTGATGATACTTTCATTCTACAAATCGCGCCAAAAGAAGCCCTTCAGGCCTCTTCTTTGTTAAGTGCCCCCGAAGCATTAGAGCATGACTATCAGTTAGGTTTGCAGGCTGGTTATAACTTCGTCCAACTTTATGACCAGCTGAATATTGATCTCGACTTAGAAGGACGTGAAAGCGCTTAGTGTTCTGACTTGCTGCTTATGGACATTAAAAAGGGCTCTGATTAGAGCCCTTCGACTTTTATGGTGTCACATTATGCAGGCATAATACGCATGCAGTTGGTTGATCCAACGACATCCATTACGTCACCTTGAGTGATAATGACCAAATCACCTTCGTCTAAAAAACCTTGTTGTTTTAAACAGTTAATAGCATCTTGTGCGGTTGGTAACCCTGCATCTCCTTTAGAGTTAAAATAGACAGGCGTGACACCTCTATATAATGCGGAGCTGTTCAATGTTGATTCATTTCTTGATAAGGCAAAAATAGGTAACCCTGAGCTCAGACGAGACATCATTAAAGCGGTTCTGCCAGACTCGGTTAAGGAGATCATTGCCTTAATACCTTTCATATGGTTGGCAGAATACATGGTTGCCATCGCAATGGTTTCTTCTGCGGTATCAAAGGATCGTTCAAGGCGATATGTCGAAAGACTGGCTTCAGACATTTTCTCTGCACCCATGCAGACTTCCGCCATTGATTTAACGGTTTCAACCGGGTATTGACCCGCCGCGGTTTCTCCCGATAGCATGACCGCATCGGTGCCATCTAACACCGCGTTTGCCACATCCATGACTTCGGCACGGGTTGGCATTGGGCTTGTGATCATCGATTCCATCATCTGGGTTGCAGTGATAACGATACGGTTTAAGCTGCGAGCACGACGAATAAGCTTCTTCTGCACACCAATAAGCTCTGGATCACCAATCTCGACCCCTAAGTCTCCGCGGGCGACCATAACAACATCGGATGCCAAGATGATGTCGTCAATCGACTCATTGCTCTCTACGGTTTCGGCGCGCTCTACTTTGGCGACCAACTTCGCTTCTAAACCCGCATCTCGCGCTAAACGTCGCGCATAATGCATATCTTCGCCATTACGTGGGAAAGAAATCGCTAAATAATCGACTTTGATTTCTGCGGCAGTAAGAATGTCAGCCTTATCTTTATCCGTTAATGCTTCTGCGGATAATCCGCCGCCTTTTTTGTTAATGCCTTTGTTGTTCGACAGGGCACCACCAACCGTGACGCGAGTATGTACTTTATTACCCTCTACGCTGGTGACTTGTAACTGAACTCGGCCATCGTCAAGTAACAGAACATCATTAGGTGCGACGTCTTGTGGCAATTCTTTGTAGTCTAAACCGACCGTTTCTTGGTTGCCTTCACCTTTTGGCAAGTCGCTGTCTAAGGTGAATTTGTCACCGATTTTGAGCATCACTTTGCCATCTTTGAATGTAGATACGCGGATTTTCGGACCCTGCAAGTCGCCTAAGATAGCAACCTGTCGTCCTAGTTTTGCGGCAATTGCACGGACTTTGTTGGCACGTTGAATATGATCTTCGCTGCTACCGTGTGAAAAGTTCAGCCGCACAACGTTAGCGCCAGCTTTGATGATCTCCTCAAGTACGTTGTCTTTATCAGTGGAAGGCCCAAGTGTGGTAACGATCTTTGTTCTTCTCAATTTGGATGTCATAGATTCTCCGAAGAATGCTAGTGTGGGACAAGGTAACTCGAATTGTATTTAAGTATATGCATAGAATGCTTTGGTTAAGATGAACACGAGCAAAAAGTTCGCCACCTTTATAAATACTAACCGCATTACATAGTTTGGTCTTGCTAGTGATAACCGCCTGGCTTGGAGTAGCTTACTAATTTAGTCAAAAAAATAAGTTATTTTTTACACAATTTAGCAGGTGTAAATTTTCCGTTATTTGATTAAATACACAAACAAGCAGGTTTCTGCGTGACGCTTGTCACGGGGATTTATTAATTCACTTCACAATTAGTTCGCAAAGTAAAAAAATTGCCTTGTTATAGAATTTTGGAGTGCAGAATGTACATGGCTCAACCGGGCCATATTGATCATATCAAACAGATCAATGCTGGTCGGGTATACAAACTAATTGACTTAAAGGGTCCAATATCTCGAATTGATTTGTCCAAGCAAAGTGAGCTTGCGCCTGCAAGTATCACCAAAATCACTCGAGAATTAATTGAAGCACACTTGATTCATGAAACAACTGTTCAAGAGGCCACCAGTCGTGGTCGTCCCGCTGTCGGTTTACAGGTTAATAATGAAGGTTGGCAGTTTTTGTCAATGCGT is drawn from uncultured Vibrio sp. and contains these coding sequences:
- the ptsG gene encoding PTS glucose transporter subunit IIBC; this encodes MFKNLFANLQKVGKSLMLPVSVLPVAGILLGVGAAHLSFIPEIVSNLMEQAGGSVFGQMALLFAVGVALGFTNNDGVAGLAAIVGYGIMTATLGVMAGVMGVEKIDTGVLGGILSGGLAAWAFNRFFKIQLPEYLGFFAGKRAVPIITGFGAIILGVILSFIWPPIGSGISAFSHWAADQNPQLAFGIYGIVERSLIPFGLHHVWNVPFFFEAGKCVNAAGQAQNGVLTCYLVADEASRAAGNGFGQLAGGYMFKMFGLPAAAIAIAHCAKPENRAKVMGIMASAALTSFLTGITEPIEFSFLFVAPLLYGIHALLAGSAYVVSNTLGFVHGTSFSHGLIDFLVLSGNAQKMVLMIGVGLVYAVIYYVVFRAVITALDLKTPGREDETESAAATSGSDMGGELVAAFGGKANITGLDACITRLRVAVADTAAVDQDKLKQLGAAGVVVVAGGVQAIFGTKSDNLKTEMDEWIRNHG
- a CDS encoding MetS family NSS transporter small subunit; the protein is MTTSAIIMMVLGLGITWGGAAICIKRAMNKQ
- a CDS encoding sodium-dependent transporter, translated to MKREQWGSRAGFILAAVGSAIGLGNIWRFPYMAYENGGGAFFIPYLFAMITAGIPFMILEFSMGQKYRGSAPKTLAKIHSKFEWLGWFQVGVAAVIAVYYVAVIGWSISYFGLSFSQGWGADTNAFFFSEYLKLGDNSPTNLGSIQWKIALSMVIAWAITYVAIASGVKSGIERASKIMMPVLFLMVLFLIGRMVFLPGALDGVNYMFEPDFSKIWDVKVWAAAYGQIFFTLSIGFAIMLAYSSYLPEKSDITNNAFMTVLINCGFSILSGIMIFSVLGYMAQEQGKPLTEVVSAGVGLAFVTLPAAINLLPAPYILGPLFFFALVVAGLSSHISIMEAVTSAIIDKLNWTRKKAANVVIGTGFVVSMAFATNGGLLLLDLVDHFANNVGIMVGGLIEIILMAWLLNRVAEVRDYVNERSDFSIGQWFEVCLRFVTPIMLAVILATKLYALFTDGYGGYDLTLGWALIAALFIFGLLINAVNRKETTK
- a CDS encoding YnhF family membrane protein; the encoded protein is MEHDLKSALIIVAAVFAVILSYGIIAITSA
- a CDS encoding patatin-like phospholipase family protein, producing the protein MIRNSGIITDSHTELDINVYEHFRHGKTALVTQGGGQRGIFTAGVLDAFLLSNFDPFDEFYGTSAGALNLCPYLCRQHGMGKAFITELTTSPKFFNLFRYIRKQQYLGLEWALERIQDFPYKLDLDMGRKALGTRGAFAAVTNVETLSDQYLPMLDDSWFQTMLATCAIPKLYLGPVDVGGHKFVDGGVSASIPVQEAWRQNARNIIVIRTEPYSETDARVQSEVGDTSVQWYRESINSVQQSWQQKVSQWKSDWASFFQQKINTAHQSKLTGEMLLNGGRWLFGADNLYRLSHLIGENFDSGLADMLMIHYQTFELTQAFLSTPPDDTFILQIAPKEALQASSLLSAPEALEHDYQLGLQAGYNFVQLYDQLNIDLDLEGRESA
- the pyk gene encoding pyruvate kinase, whose product is MTSKLRRTKIVTTLGPSTDKDNVLEEIIKAGANVVRLNFSHGSSEDHIQRANKVRAIAAKLGRQVAILGDLQGPKIRVSTFKDGKVMLKIGDKFTLDSDLPKGEGNQETVGLDYKELPQDVAPNDVLLLDDGRVQLQVTSVEGNKVHTRVTVGGALSNNKGINKKGGGLSAEALTDKDKADILTAAEIKVDYLAISFPRNGEDMHYARRLARDAGLEAKLVAKVERAETVESNESIDDIILASDVVMVARGDLGVEIGDPELIGVQKKLIRRARSLNRIVITATQMMESMITSPMPTRAEVMDVANAVLDGTDAVMLSGETAAGQYPVETVKSMAEVCMGAEKMSEASLSTYRLERSFDTAEETIAMATMYSANHMKGIKAMISLTESGRTALMMSRLSSGLPIFALSRNESTLNSSALYRGVTPVYFNSKGDAGLPTAQDAINCLKQQGFLDEGDLVIITQGDVMDVVGSTNCMRIMPA